The Nocardia vinacea genome contains the following window.
GACCTTCCAGGTCAATCACCTGTCGCCGTTCCTGCTGACCGCCCTGCTGCTGGATCGGCTGGTGCAGTCGCAGGCCAGGGTGGTCAATACCGCGAGCATGACCTACCGGATGGCGAAGCTGGACCTCGACACCGTCAACGCTTCGACCGGCTCGTTCAACCAGCTGGGCGCCTACGGCACCTCCAAGCTCGCCAACATCATCTTCACCAGGGAACTGGCCCGCCGCACCGAGGGCACCGGGCTGGTCACCGCCGCATTCCATCCGGGCGCGGTCGCCACCCACGTCTACGACAATGCTCCGCTCGGGCTCGGCGCGTTCATCCGCTCGCCGCTATCGCGGCCCTTCTTCATCAGGGCAGACAAAGGCGCGGATCCGTTGGTGCACTTGGCGGCAACGTCGGACGAGATCAACGGCAAGTACTTCCACCGGTTCGAGGTGGAGGAGCCGCGGAACAAGCAGGCGGTGGATGCCGAACTCGCGCAACGGCTCTGGAGGATGTCCGAAGCGGTCACCGGAACGGCGTAGGTCAATGGGCGTCAGCACCCAGTGCGTGACGCCCACCCTCGGCCGCCACTCCGACGGTGAACACTTCGCCGCTCATCGCGCCTCGATCGAGTTCGACAATGGCCCGCACCACCTGTTCGGTGGACACTGTCGCGGGAAAACCATTGGGCGCGATGGCATTAGCCCGCACCCCGAACTCCTCGAATTCGGCCGCGATATGCCTGGTCAGGTGGTTGAGCGCCGCCTTGGACGACGCGTAGAGCGCCTGTCCGCCGGGGTATACCCGCGAGCCCGAAATGCTGGAGACATTCACGATATTGCGATTGCGGGCCCGGTTCTCGTCCCCGGCGTGCACCCAGCTCCGCTGCGCCAGGCGCGCCGACAATCGCAGCGGCACACCGACATTGACCGCGAAATGCGGATCGAATTCGTCGAGCGCGGTATCGCCGTCGACGATGCCGCGCGGCTGGAATCGGCTGTGCGCGGCATTGTTGACCAGCAGATCGATCTGCCCGAAGCGGGCAAGTGCGATATCGACGACGCGCTCGACTTCACCCGCTTCGGCCAGGTCGGCCTTGATCACGAAGATCCGCGAATCGTTCTCCGGCACCGGCATTTCCGGTTCGAAAGGATCGACGAACCATTCGAGCTGTGACGGTGCGGCCGGGGTGCGATTGCGGCAGACCGCGATGATGTCGTAGTCGGTGTACAGACCCCGGCAGAAGGTGTCGCCGAGGACACCTCCGGCTCCGGTGAGCAGACATACCCGGCGTTCAGTGCCACTGCGCAATGCTGTCTCCTCCCCAGCGCCGCACCACATCTTCCTTCGGCCGGTGCAGCCACATCACCAGGCTGTTGCGCGCGGCGGCTGTATTGCCGACGAACGTATGCCATGAGCGCGGTGTGCACTCGAACAGCAGCAGCGAATTGTCCAGTGGCGGAACCGTCAGTGCGGGAACCGGATTCGCGCCGATATGCGCATACAGGGCAGTCTCGCCGCCATCGCCCGGCCGCCAGTCCGGATTGCCGAAATAGAACAGCACCGCGACGGCGCGCACCGTCTCCCGCGCGAAGACCTCGGGCGTCCGCGGGCCGGACTTCAGATCAACCTCCGGATCCACGGTCCTGACCTCGCCCGGTCCGGGCACCGAACCCTTGAACCAGGCCGGATTCAGATCATTGTGCGGTGACCCCGACGGACTACCCGGCGGATGATGGTGCACCGACCCCTCGACATCACCGGTCGTCGCCACCCCCGCGACCCGTGCGATCAGGTCATGCCATTCCCGCGAGAGGAACAGCGCCAACGGACCGTCCCGCAGCCCCGCCAGCGAGGCCCCGACCGCACCGTAATCCGCCGCCACCGCTCCGAAGGCCTCCGGCCGCTCCCGGCGCACTCGCGTCAGCTCATCGGCCAGGCGCCCGTAGAACTCTGGCACGAACACATCTCTGGCATAGATATGCGGAAACGGTTCGACCCGGCGAATCCAGCGCCGATGCGCGAACAAATCCGTGAACCACGGCGGCGCCGCGGTCACCGCGGATTCGGCTACCCCTGTCAACTTCAATCCCTCCCGAATGACCACAGCGATCCTAACGGGCACGACCGGAATCCGTGCCCGCCGGTAGCCGGGCCCTGATCCACTGCGAGCAGTTGCGAAGATCGCCGGGTGTGGAACGACCTACGTGTGTGCTTCATCGGTGATTCCTTTGTCGCGGGTGTCGGTGACCCGCAGTGTCTCGGCTGGGTCGGCCGCCTGGCCGCCCAGATGTACGCGAACGGCCAGCCGCTCACCGCATACAACCTGGGTGTGCGGATGCAGACCTCGACCGAGATCCTCGGCCGCTGGCAGACCGAATGCGCGCCACGATTTCCGGACGGCTCCGATGCTCGTTTGGTCGTCTCGTTCGGCGTCAACGACACCACGTTCATCGATGGACGGCCCCGAGTCGCGCCCGAGCAGTCGGCGGCCAATCTGTCCGAACTGCTCACACAGGCCGCCGAGATTCCGGTCCTGGTCGTCGCGCCGCCGCCCATCGATGACGCCGAGCAGAATGCCAGGACCGCCGCGCTCGACGAACACTTCGCCGAAATCTGCGCTGCCGCAGCGGTCCACTATGTGCGTGTCCATCAACCGCTGCGCGACAACGCGGTATGGATGCGCGAGGTGCGCGCGGGTGACGGCGCACATCCCGGCGCGGCTGGTTACGACGAATTGGCCGCGCTCATCCACCCGTACTGGCGAGAGTGGTTGGCGCGCTGATCAATCCGGGCGAATGGCCGACAGTCGAGTGGCGATGAGCTGATCGAGCGGCGCGATGATCGGCATCCACCCACCGCCGAGAAGTCGAAATCGTCGGAGGTGCACAGGTGCGCCGCGAACTCAGGGAGCGCCGGAAGTTCATCGACGCCGGCCGCGAGCTACGGCCACACTGTCTGAGACATGATGTCTCGGGTAGTCCCGTCTGCGGTGTCCGAGCAGGCCAGCGCAGTTGTGCTCAGCCGACAGACATCCGGCGCGCATCCGCTTCGGCACGCTTGTGCCGAGCCACCGCCAGATCGACCGGCACCGCGCCGTCCTCGACGGGCCGAGTCACCAACTCGTGCAGCGTCGGATGCCAGCGTCCGACCTCGTCGCGGAACGAACCCTCGGTCTCCAACTGACCGATCGCACCGATCAGCGTCAGCATCGATCGCGCGAACGGTGTGAAGCGCGCGGGCATGGTGCCCTGACGCAGGGCATTCGACAGCCGCGGATTCGTCACTCGCAGTACCTGTTTGCGCAGCCAGCGCATGGTGAACCGGTAATTCGCGTGCCGGAAGGGTTCGACGCACGGCGCGACCACATGGAACAGATCCTCGGCATCGAGTACCCGGCCCGGTTCGCAGAAGCCGTGCCGGCGTGCCGCCGCCTCCAATTCCGCAGGGCCGCCGTTGAACAGCGCATCGCAGTAGTCGAAGGCGAATTCCTCGAAACCCTCGGTCGGCCACGGTGTGCAGGCCCCGAAGTCGACAACGCCGAGTCGCCCATCCGGCAGCACCCGGAAATTGCCCGGATGCGGATCGCCGTAGAGCAGACCGCTACGGATCCAACTGGAGGCCATGAAGCGAACCAACTGCATGCCGACCCGATCCCGTTCGGCGCGCGTACCGGCGGCGATGACACGCGGCAGCGGCGTACCGTCCAGCCATTCGGTGACGAGCACATCGCCGCGCTGTTCGATCACCCGCGGAATGTAGAAATCCGGATCGTCGGCATAGGCCGCCGCGAAGATCCGCTGAGATTCCGCCTCGGCCGCGTAGTCGAGTTCGTCGAGCACACAGGCGCAAATCGCCTCCGTTACGCCCTTGACGTCCGCGCCCGGCACGAAAACCGTTGCCAGCATGGAGATCCGGCGCAGCTGATCCAGCTCGTTCGCGACCGCCTGTTTACCGCCGGGATACATCACCTTCACCGCGACGGGCGTACCGTCGCGCCATACCGCGCGATGCACTTGGCCGAGCGAGGCCGCGGCCGCGCGCCGATCGTCGAATTCCCGGAAATGCCAACGCCAGTTCTCCCCCATGCTGGCGGCCATCGCCGCGTGCACCGAGCGCGGGAGCATCGCGGGCGCGGAATCCTGTAGCCGACTCAGCGCGATCTTGTACGGCTCGGCGAGATCCGGCGGAAGTGCGAGTTCGTAAATGGCAAGCAGCTGACCGAGTTTGACGGCACAGCCCTTCAGCTCGCCGAGTACCTCGAAGATGTGCTGTGCGGTGCGCATCTGGATTTCGCGATTGACCTCACCGGCCGGTCGGCCCAGCGCGCGCTTACCCACGCCCGCGGCCTGACGGCCCGCGAAGGCGACCGGCAGCGCCGCTAATTTCGCATTGCGAACCGCCGTGCGAACTGGAGGTTTACCGTTCGACCTCATCGCGAAAATGCGTGCACGTCTAGGTGTCGAACTCTCGGCTGATCGACCCTCGCCACGCGGAATTGTCATGACTCACCTCACACTGCACGCGGACCAGTGTTACACAGGTGCAGTCTCGCACAGGAGGGCATAGACTGTCTGGGACGTATTCGGAACCGAGTCGAAAGGTGGCATCTCGATGGGATCCCAAACGGTAGTCGCCGACGTTGCCGATGAGCTGGCACGCCGGGTTGCCGCAGGGGAATATCAGCCGGGGGATTTGATGCCGTCGGTCCGTCAGGTCGCGGAGGAGTTCGATATGAACCGCGCGACCGCGCAGTTGACCCTGGGTCGGCTGGAATCGTACGGATTCGTCGAGGCGCGTCGCGGCAAGGGGTTCACGATCCGCGATGTCCGTGAGGCGGGCGGCATCGATGTGTATCGGCACCTGTTCCGGTTCTCGGTTCCGATGCCGGATGTGGCCATCGAGATGTTCCACGACATCGTCGAGGTGGAGCGCGGCATCGTCATGGAGGCGCTGCTCGCCTACACCAGCAGCGAGCAGGAGATCGACCCGGCCGAACTCAAGGCCGAAATCGATGAACTGGAATCGCTTGCCCGACAGGATGTTCCCGACTTCCGGCAGATCCTCGCCATCGAGATCGGGCTGGTCCGCCGACTGCTCACCGCACTCGGGCTGAGCATGCAGCGCGCGATCATGAACTCCATCGGCGAGATGGTGCTCGAGGTCCCCGAGGCCATCGAGGCCTTCTTCGCGGGCGCGGCGGATCTGCATGTTCTGGTATGGCGTGCGCTGGTCGCGGTGTGGGATTCCGGTTCCGGCCCGTCCGATGCGCAGCTCGCGCTGTTCGAGGATCTGTTCGGGCTGTATCACGACAAGGTGATCGCCCGGTTCGAGGAATTGCTCGATGCCGGGGCCGAGGGCCATGAGGATGCGGAGCACGCGGCGACCGCCTGATCGCTCCTCGATTCTTCCGAATTCACTGTCTGGGCCATCAATGACTCCGTGCTGCTCAACATTGCCCGAGAGGTGCGGTGTTGCGGTCGTCGGACAAGATCGCGCCGATTGACCAGCTGACTGGGACACTTTGTGGGTAGACGGCATGCGCCCAATGACCAGCGCGGCTCCGCAGACAGGGGAACACCATGGCCGGTAGCAGGCGCAAGGAATTGGCGCGCTCGGCGAAGCTCGCCGGTCTGCCGATGGGCATCATGGCGCGCCGGGCTACCGCGACCGGGCGGGCCATCGTGACCGGCGTGCCGCGGGATGAACTCGACGACGCGGTGATCGACCGGGCCGCCGACGAGGTGTTCGCAGTACTCGGCGAATTCGAGGGCGGCACCATGCAGCTCGGGCGAGCGCTGAGCGTCGCCGAAGGGGCTCC
Protein-coding sequences here:
- a CDS encoding SDR family oxidoreductase — encoded protein: MRSGTERRVCLLTGAGGVLGDTFCRGLYTDYDIIAVCRNRTPAAPSQLEWFVDPFEPEMPVPENDSRIFVIKADLAEAGEVERVVDIALARFGQIDLLVNNAAHSRFQPRGIVDGDTALDEFDPHFAVNVGVPLRLSARLAQRSWVHAGDENRARNRNIVNVSSISGSRVYPGGQALYASSKAALNHLTRHIAAEFEEFGVRANAIAPNGFPATVSTEQVVRAIVELDRGAMSGEVFTVGVAAEGGRHALGADAH
- a CDS encoding GDSL-type esterase/lipase family protein: MWNDLRVCFIGDSFVAGVGDPQCLGWVGRLAAQMYANGQPLTAYNLGVRMQTSTEILGRWQTECAPRFPDGSDARLVVSFGVNDTTFIDGRPRVAPEQSAANLSELLTQAAEIPVLVVAPPPIDDAEQNARTAALDEHFAEICAAAAVHYVRVHQPLRDNAVWMREVRAGDGAHPGAAGYDELAALIHPYWREWLAR
- a CDS encoding GntR family transcriptional regulator; amino-acid sequence: MGSQTVVADVADELARRVAAGEYQPGDLMPSVRQVAEEFDMNRATAQLTLGRLESYGFVEARRGKGFTIRDVREAGGIDVYRHLFRFSVPMPDVAIEMFHDIVEVERGIVMEALLAYTSSEQEIDPAELKAEIDELESLARQDVPDFRQILAIEIGLVRRLLTALGLSMQRAIMNSIGEMVLEVPEAIEAFFAGAADLHVLVWRALVAVWDSGSGPSDAQLALFEDLFGLYHDKVIARFEELLDAGAEGHEDAEHAATA
- a CDS encoding SDR family NAD(P)-dependent oxidoreductase, whose product is MAAQDLTGKTVVVTGASSGIGAEAAAKLVARGASVAVVGRSPERTAEVATRVGAEPFIADFARFDEVRKLADQLLDRYPRIDVLANNAGGAWAKRTVTDDGNELTFQVNHLSPFLLTALLLDRLVQSQARVVNTASMTYRMAKLDLDTVNASTGSFNQLGAYGTSKLANIIFTRELARRTEGTGLVTAAFHPGAVATHVYDNAPLGLGAFIRSPLSRPFFIRADKGADPLVHLAATSDEINGKYFHRFEVEEPRNKQAVDAELAQRLWRMSEAVTGTA
- a CDS encoding AarF/ABC1/UbiB kinase family protein, with product MRSNGKPPVRTAVRNAKLAALPVAFAGRQAAGVGKRALGRPAGEVNREIQMRTAQHIFEVLGELKGCAVKLGQLLAIYELALPPDLAEPYKIALSRLQDSAPAMLPRSVHAAMAASMGENWRWHFREFDDRRAAAASLGQVHRAVWRDGTPVAVKVMYPGGKQAVANELDQLRRISMLATVFVPGADVKGVTEAICACVLDELDYAAEAESQRIFAAAYADDPDFYIPRVIEQRGDVLVTEWLDGTPLPRVIAAGTRAERDRVGMQLVRFMASSWIRSGLLYGDPHPGNFRVLPDGRLGVVDFGACTPWPTEGFEEFAFDYCDALFNGGPAELEAAARRHGFCEPGRVLDAEDLFHVVAPCVEPFRHANYRFTMRWLRKQVLRVTNPRLSNALRQGTMPARFTPFARSMLTLIGAIGQLETEGSFRDEVGRWHPTLHELVTRPVEDGAVPVDLAVARHKRAEADARRMSVG
- a CDS encoding 2OG-Fe(II) oxygenase, which translates into the protein MTGVAESAVTAAPPWFTDLFAHRRWIRRVEPFPHIYARDVFVPEFYGRLADELTRVRRERPEAFGAVAADYGAVGASLAGLRDGPLALFLSREWHDLIARVAGVATTGDVEGSVHHHPPGSPSGSPHNDLNPAWFKGSVPGPGEVRTVDPEVDLKSGPRTPEVFARETVRAVAVLFYFGNPDWRPGDGGETALYAHIGANPVPALTVPPLDNSLLLFECTPRSWHTFVGNTAAARNSLVMWLHRPKEDVVRRWGGDSIAQWH